The sequence CACATTTTAATACCAAAAACATAATTTATAACAATCAATTTATTCTTATAAAACCAAAAAAAAATCAATTAAATAATATCATAATGCAAATCAATCAACCTAACAAATCGAATCAAATCATTGAAGCTTATTGAAAAATAAAGAAATAAACAAACCTAGTAATTTTGGAATTGCAGGATTTATCTTATCCTTGGTTGCGCTTGTCATGAGTTGGTTTTCATTAATTTCATTACTTTTAATTTTTCTATTTTGGGTACCTATTTTAAATCTAATAATCTTTATTCTTGCATTGATATTTTCGATAATCGGTTTGAAAAATAAAAAAAAATGGACTCGCAATTGCCGGATTAATTATTTCGTCATTACTCGTATTTATTTTGATAATAGCTGTTTTTGTAATTAAATCGGATTTTGATACACTAACTATGGGAACTGGATTTTAGCATAATCTTAATGGATTGAATTTTTAAAATCTATTTTGACAATTCAATTTCAAGACTTTGGACAACAATTCATTCTTACATTTTTAAATTAACAAAAAGATTATCATAAATAAATATTAAAACTTTAAAAAAAAATTATATTTTTATGAAAATTTTAATTTAAAATGTTTAAGATTTCGATTGCCTTTTTATTTTCCATTCTAATTCTATTTTCTCCTTATCAGAATGAAAGAAGTAATTCAAGAATTGGTGAAATTATTAAAGGCGATTTTAATGGCGATGGCAAAATAGAAACAGCTCAACTAGTAAAAATAAAACAAGGTTTTGGCAATCCAATTGAAGATGGAACGTCTGACGAATTTGAAATTCAATTTTCTAACAAAAAAATTAAACCCATTAAAATTGGATGTTGTAATGCAATTTTAGTTAACGAAGGTGATTTAAATAACAAAAAAGGAGATGAAATTTCAATTTATCAAGCGCCAATGAATGGATGCACATATTCAATGTCAACTTATACGTATTCAAAATCAGAATGGAAAACAGTCGTTGACCTTTTTTTGATTCCGACAGCTTGTGAAAATTTTTCATTTACAGAAATTGACAATCTAGTATTGAAAGAAAATAATACCATTTATTATTATACAATAGATCCTAACGAAGGAAATTTAATTAAACATAAAGTAATAAAATAAAGTTATGAACGAGAACAAAGAAGAAAACGAATTAAACAACGAAAACATTAACAACTATTTAAATCAAGATAATTTAGAAACTACAGAAATTGTAGAAGAAATTATCAATGAAGAAGCGTCAAAAGTTGAAGAAATTATTGAAGAAACGATTTCTGAAACTACAACAGAAGTCAATGATGCAATTGAACAAGAAATTTCTGAATCTGAAATTGAAGTAAAACCTACAATCCAAGAAGTAGTTAATGAACCAGTAGCTGAAGTAAAAGAAATAATCGTAGAAACTTCGCCAGTAAAAGAAAATACAAATTCTCAGCAAAATCAACAAAATGCAAATTTTGAAGCTTTTATGATGAATCAACAGATGAATCAAAAGAATAATATGGGAATGGCAGGTTTCATCTTATCAATTGTTGCAATTGTACTTTGCTGGGTTCCTGTTTTCAATTGGATTATTTGGATCCTTGGACTTATCTTTTCAATAATTGGTATGACTAAAAAACCAAAAGGTTTAGCTATTGCAGGTTTAATTATTTCATTAATTGGAATTATTATTATCATATTTTTATTAGCAGTATTAGCAACAGCATTTGCAGCTACTTCAGTAATGTAAAACTTCTAAACTATAAATTTAAAACACAAAATCTTCCGGGTTTTGTGTTTTTTTATTCAAAAAAATTATTCGAATTACAATTATTATTTTTTCAAAAAAAAATATTTAGTCATTAAACCACATTGTTTACTCAAATAGAAATTAAAATATCAAGAAAAATCTAAATAAATAATCTACAAACGATTATAAAAAAATTTATCATTTTATAGAAAAAACGCTTGTGTTTTTCAAAAAAGCCACTATATTTGCACTCGTAATAATGAAACAAACATCATTAGTACAGACCAAAGGAGAAATGGCAGAGTGGTCGATTGCGGCAGTCTTGAAAACTGTTGACTGTAACAGGTCCGGGGGTTCGAATCCCTCTTTCTCCGCAAGTAATAATCAGTTTTAATATTGATTTATGCCTAAAGAACTATAAAACCTGCAATCTTTAAGAAATGTAGGTTTTTTTTATACATGAGAATCATCAAAGTTTATAAAACTAATCAAAATTCTGTTGCAAAATAATGGGGATTCTAATACATGTCGTTAAAGAAGTGCTTGGTCATCAATCCATAAAACAAACCGAAGAATACGCTCTAGCCATTGAAACTTTGTTTTTTTGAATACTGGCTTACAACCTCTATAAAATAAAAAGAGGCCGCCCAAAAGGACAACCTCTCTTATCTATTTAAAATTAAATCCATATTTAATTTTCAAACCAATCATATAAGTGGTTAGCTTTTTATCTTGATACGATTTTTGTTCTAAAACACTATGATACTGTAAAGGTTCGTTAATGTTATTGGTGAATGTAATCATTTCATTATCTGTGTTACCTTCTGGACGTATGTCATTAAGTCCCAATTCAAAAAACACACCAAAATACATATAGTTATTAGACGCTAATTGTTGTTTTACACCTGTTTCTATCATCCATGAAAAACTATTTTGTAATTTAACAGTTCCTTTGCGACTTAAACTTTCATGCTCTCCAAATCCGATAAAATCTGGCCCGTTTAATTCGGCGTCCCATTGCGGATAATATCCAGAAGTTTTCAAATCTCTCCAGTTTAGCTTATACTTAGACTTACCTGTTTGAATACCATAAATAACTCCTGTACGTAAATACCAACTTACAATACCTTTGGTTTCGTACTGAATGGTTAAAGGAATTTGCAATACTTCTTGTTTCACCGTTTCTGAGTAATAATCACCTGAATATCTAAACTCAAAAGTATCACCTTCGATATCTTCTTCTGCATAAGAACCTTTTAAAGAATTTCCAATATAATTTAAATCAGCCTTTAAAAAAGAAACCCCAAGACCGATGCTAAAATTAGAATTCAGATAATAACTGTAGCCTAATCCAAAAGAATAACCTTCAGAATTTGTTGCTAAAGGAAAGCCATTGTTTGAAGTTTGTTGAATAAATCTTCCTCCTGCTTCTATTTGTAATTCTTGTGCTTGAGCTGCGTTTACCAAAAGTAACGCAGCACAGCAACTAACTATAATATTTATTTTATTTTTCAAAAGATTTTAGTTTTAAAGTTTCACAACTATTTTAAAGAATTCTTGATTTCCGTTTACTTCTATCATCAACATATAAATTCCTTCAGATAAGTTTGTTGGAAGTTGTAAAGAGGAAGCTTTTTCATGAATAGTTACAGATTGTAAAAACATTCCTGTACTAGAATAAAGTGAAGCTTTTGCACCTTGGAATTCGATAGTTGGATAATCGAAAACTATCTCTAACTTCTCACTTACCTTAACTGGGTTTGGGAATATATTAATTTTAAAATTATTTTTTCTCACCACAAACGATGAACAAGTATGAATTACATCTCCATCTTCGGTAGTTAAAACCACATAATATAAAGCATTTACGTCTAAAAGATCTTCTTTACTGTTTCCTACAGAATAAACTTGTTCTTCACCAACCAGTTTATCGTTTCTAAACCATTGAAATTTAACAAATTTGTATCCACCATTCGTTTGAGGATTATTGTTTATTAACAAGGTATTGTCGAATTTTTGAATCACGATTTCATCAAAAGCAAATGGCTTTTCTACAATTATTTTATATTGTTTTGCATTTTCACCATTTTCAGAAATAATGTTTATAGTTTCTCTGTAAATTCCAGGTTTTGGCATTTCAATTTCAAAATTATGAGCAGGCGAAACCGATGCACCAAATTCTGTTTCTAATTGAACTAAAACTTCATTAGATGAATCTCCACAATCCATCAAATAATAAATGGTTTCTTCTGGATTAACATAAACAGCATCGTTAATAAATATTTGATGTAATGAAGCGTCTAAACTTTCAACTTTTAATTCTTTAACAACGGACATTGCAGGTAGATAGTTTTCATTTCCTTCTTGATTTGCAGAAATAAATACCGACCCAGAATGTTGTAATTCTACCCATCCTTCAGTTGAAACTATAGCAGCAGGAGTTACTTGCTCATAAGTAAATGTGTAATTTACAGGTAAACCTGAGCTTGCTTGTGCAGTTAATTGATAATCATCTGATTCTTCTAAAAGAGCTATTTCTAAATCGCTAAATAGAATGTTTTGCGGTGCTTTTTCAATAACCAAAGTAGCAACAAAGGTTAAACTTTCACAATTCACAGCAGTAGCTGGTGGAGTAACAATAGCAGTAACTGTATATTCTCCAGCATTTATTGCTGCATTAAACAATCCTGAATCTGGTGAAATACTGTAAGTTACTGTTGCGTTTTCAGGAAGACTACTTACTGTAATTTCTTGAGCATTTCCATTATAGACCACCGTTTGATTAACAAAAGATACATTTGAAATTGGAGATTCTTTTACTACAATCGTTTGCTGTTGCGTAGTAAAGTTTCCGTTTCCATCTTCAAACTTCCAAGTAATAGTATATGTTCCTTGTTCGCTGTAAGACAATGCATCCGTTGTTGTTGCAGTGATTGTTCCTGCACAATTATCTGTTGCTGTTGGTACAGGAATATCTGTTACTAGAACTCTACATTCTTTTGTAATTGTTGGTAAACTAACTACTGTTGGTACTGGAGCTGTTGTATCTTTTACTACAATCGTTTGCTGTTGCGTAGTAAAGTTTTCGTTTCCATCTTCAAACTTCCAAGTAATAGTATATGTTCCTTGTTCGCTGTAAGACAATGCATCCGTTGTTGTTGCAGTGATTGTTCCTGCACAATTATCTGTTGCTGTTGGTACAGGAATATCTGTTACTAGAACTCTACATTCTTTTGTAATTGTTGGTAAACTAACTACTGTTGGTACTGGAGCTGTTGTATCTTTTACTACAATCGTTTGCTGTTGCGTAGTAAAGTTTCCGTTTCCATCTTCAAACTTCCAAGTAATCGTATATGTTCCTTGTTCGCTGTAAGACAATGCATCCGTTGTTGTTGCAGTGATTGTTCCTGCACAATTATCTGTTGCTGTTGGTACAGGAATATCTGTTACTAGAACTCTACATTCTTTTGTAATTGTTGGTAAACTAACTACTGTTGGTACTGGAGCTGTTGTATCTTTTACTACAATCGTTTGCTGTTGCGTGGTAACGTTTTCGTTTCCATCATCGTATGTCCAAGTAATGGTATATGTTCCTTGTTCGTTATAAGCTAATACATCCGTTGTTGTAGCAGTGATTGTTCCTGCACAATTATCCATTGCTGTTGGTACAGGAATATCTGTTACTAGAACTGTACATTCTTTTGTAATTGTTGGTAAACTAACTACTGTTGGTACTGGAGCTGTTGTATCTTTTACTACAATCGTTTGCTGTTGCGTAGTAAAGTTTCCGTTTCCATCTTCAAACTTCCAAGTAATCGTATATGTTCCTTGTTCGCTGTAAGACAATGCATCCGTTGTTGTTGCAGTGATTGTTCCTGCACAATTATCTGTTGCTGTTGGTACAGGAATATCTGTTACTAGAACTGTACATTCTTTTGTAATTGTTGGTAAACTAACTACTGTTGGTACTGGAGCTGTTGTATCTTTTACTACAATCGTTTGCTGTTGCGTAGTAAAGTTTCCGTTTCCATCTTCAAACTTCCAAGTAATCGTATATGTTCCTTGTTCGCTGTAAGACAATGCATCCGTTGTTGTTGCAGTGATTGTTCCTGCACAATTATCTGTTGCTGTTGGTACAGGAATATCTGTTACTAGAACTCTACATTCTTTTGTAATTGTTGGTAAACTAACTACTGTTGGTACTGGAGCTGTTATATCTTTTACTACAATCGTTTGCTGTTGCGTAGTAAAGTTTCCATTTCCATCTTCAAATTTCCAAGTAATCGTATATGTTCCTTGTTCGCTGTAAGACAATGCATCCGTTGTTGTTGCAGTGATTGTTCCTACACAATTATCCATTGCTGTTGGTACAGGAATATCTGTTACTAGAACTGTACATTCTTTTGTAATTGTTGGTAAACTAACTACTGTTGGTACTGGAGCTGTTGTATCTTTTACTACAATCGTTTGCTGTTGCGTAGTAAAGTTTCCGTTTCCATCTTCAAACTTCCAAGTAATCGTATATGTTGCTTGTTCGCTGTATGACAATGCATCCGTTGTTGTTGCAGTGATTGTTCCTATACAATTATCCATTGCTGTTGGTACAGGAATATCTGTTACTAGAACTCTACATTCTTTTGTAATTGTTGGTAAACTAACTACTGTTGGTACTGGAGCTGTTATATCTTTTACTACAATCGTTTGCTGTTGCGTAGTAAAGTTTCCGTTTTCATCATCAAAATTCCAAGTAATCGTATATGTTCCTTGTTCGCTGTAAGACAATGCATCCGTTGTTGTTGCAGTGATTGTTCCTGCACAATTATCTGTTGCTGTTGGTACAGGAATATCTGTTACTAGAACTCTACATTCTTTTGTAATTGTTGGTAAACTAACTACTGTTGGTACTGGAGCTGTTATATCTTTTACTACAATCGTTTGCTGTTGCGTAGTAAAGTTTCCGTTTTCATCATCAAAATTCCAAGTAATCGTATATGTTCCTTGTTCGCTGTATGACAATGCATCCGTTGTTGTTGCAGTGATTGTTCCTATACAATTATCCATTGCTGTTGGTACAGGAATATCTGTTACTAGAACTCTACATTCTTTTGTAATTGTTGGTAAACTAACTACTGTTGGTACTGGAGCTGTTATATCTTTTACTACAATCGTTTGCTGTTGCGTAGTAAAGTTTCCGTTTTCATCATCAA comes from Flavobacterium sp. I3-2 and encodes:
- a CDS encoding outer membrane beta-barrel protein, with amino-acid sequence MKNKINIIVSCCAALLLVNAAQAQELQIEAGGRFIQQTSNNGFPLATNSEGYSFGLGYSYYLNSNFSIGLGVSFLKADLNYIGNSLKGSYAEEDIEGDTFEFRYSGDYYSETVKQEVLQIPLTIQYETKGIVSWYLRTGVIYGIQTGKSKYKLNWRDLKTSGYYPQWDAELNGPDFIGFGEHESLSRKGTVKLQNSFSWMIETGVKQQLASNNYMYFGVFFELGLNDIRPEGNTDNEMITFTNNINEPLQYHSVLEQKSYQDKKLTTYMIGLKIKYGFNFK